A genomic segment from uncultured Marinifilum sp. encodes:
- a CDS encoding DUF6268 family outer membrane beta-barrel protein: MLKYCFFSIILFFNIPNVLPQSVSDTTRYDWNPGVKGVGPVRGLSSSIHLNSAFDVKSTSDIYGNGEGKIEYNRIFKTKIRFPLFLNDKLKLAGSFEYSDEEIHFKNIEQNDYPLYKSLDDKNMKSIGGSLYLMTQLKRNMYFLFRFNAKLKGDYWKEHIGNVSKYTFLKMELSPVIGWKVNKYKSWGVGLAFSYTFGDPLIFPTFAYNHTFSDKWGVEAFLPAKIKLRYQPSKLCFLYAKAGLKGGSYSIHFADSELSDFKTLEFRRSDVNFSFEAEKGITDWLWLSFEFGYRANINFDVTNENHTLSLSGSKITHENNIIDSYAKGGVFSNITLFITPSKSLLNKIGLK; the protein is encoded by the coding sequence ATGCTAAAATATTGTTTCTTCTCTATTATATTATTTTTTAATATTCCTAATGTTTTACCTCAATCTGTAAGCGATACAACTCGTTACGATTGGAATCCTGGAGTAAAAGGAGTAGGACCTGTTCGTGGATTATCTTCATCTATCCATTTAAATTCGGCATTCGATGTAAAATCAACTTCGGATATTTATGGCAATGGAGAGGGTAAAATAGAATACAACCGTATTTTTAAAACTAAAATTCGTTTTCCATTATTCTTAAACGATAAACTAAAATTAGCAGGTAGTTTTGAATACAGCGATGAGGAGATTCATTTTAAGAATATTGAGCAAAACGATTATCCTCTTTATAAAAGTTTGGATGATAAAAATATGAAAAGTATTGGCGGTAGCTTGTATTTAATGACTCAGCTAAAGAGAAATATGTACTTTTTATTTCGCTTTAATGCAAAATTAAAGGGCGATTATTGGAAAGAACATATAGGTAATGTAAGTAAATATACTTTTTTAAAAATGGAACTTTCTCCTGTAATTGGCTGGAAAGTGAACAAATATAAATCCTGGGGTGTGGGGCTTGCTTTTTCTTATACCTTCGGAGATCCATTAATATTTCCAACATTTGCTTACAACCATACTTTCTCCGATAAATGGGGTGTTGAAGCCTTTTTACCTGCAAAAATAAAGCTGCGCTATCAGCCATCTAAACTGTGCTTTTTATATGCAAAAGCAGGTTTAAAAGGTGGTAGCTATAGTATACATTTCGCCGATTCTGAATTAAGTGATTTTAAAACACTTGAATTTAGAAGATCAGATGTTAACTTTTCTTTCGAAGCAGAAAAAGGAATAACAGATTGGTTGTGGCTTTCGTTTGAATTTGGTTATCGTGCAAATATTAATTTCGATGTTACCAACGAAAATCATACATTGAGTTTATCGGGTAGTAAAATAACTCACGAAAATAATATTATCGATTCCTATGCCAAAGGAGGAGTGTTTTCCAATATCACTTTGTTTATAACTCCCTCTAAATCATTACTAAATAAAATAGGCTTAAAATAA
- a CDS encoding LysR family transcriptional regulator, which yields MVNLEWYRTFKAIYERGTLTGAAETLLLTQPGVSQQLTALETYMGVKLFDRKPRKMLATPNGIQLYNQIEEAILQLEKTEESFKRRSLKDRPSAKVGMSIEMFNHAFANILDKLEMNVEFTFGENEELQSKLFAKELDLTITTLQHNYQNIEYKHLCKEAVLLVCSKNLDTIPFNQFVYEKKMNKAEKWLSQQNWYSYTYKMETIKSFWSQNFKKKPYFKPRYVIPNLSCMLEAIQRNKGVCILPSSLCSDLLEKKEIRELWQGIKTTYYNKYFAIQTQSKNLKQTEEIIKILLEKENQ from the coding sequence ATGGTAAATCTTGAGTGGTACAGAACTTTTAAGGCGATTTACGAACGTGGAACTTTAACCGGAGCAGCAGAAACCTTACTATTAACACAACCTGGTGTAAGTCAACAACTAACAGCCTTAGAAACTTATATGGGTGTTAAACTATTTGACCGAAAACCTCGCAAAATGCTGGCTACACCAAACGGCATACAGCTTTACAATCAAATTGAGGAAGCTATTCTTCAACTCGAAAAAACTGAAGAAAGTTTTAAGCGAAGAAGCCTTAAGGACCGACCTTCGGCAAAAGTTGGCATGTCCATAGAAATGTTCAACCATGCTTTCGCCAATATTCTCGATAAACTGGAAATGAATGTTGAATTTACCTTTGGCGAAAATGAAGAACTGCAATCAAAATTATTTGCTAAAGAACTGGATTTAACCATTACCACTCTGCAACACAATTATCAGAATATAGAATACAAACATCTTTGTAAAGAAGCCGTTTTATTGGTTTGCAGTAAAAATTTAGATACCATTCCGTTCAATCAATTTGTGTATGAAAAAAAAATGAATAAAGCAGAAAAATGGTTGAGTCAACAAAATTGGTATTCCTACACTTATAAAATGGAAACCATAAAATCGTTTTGGTCTCAAAATTTTAAAAAGAAACCATATTTTAAACCTCGATATGTTATACCCAATTTAAGTTGTATGCTAGAGGCAATTCAACGAAACAAAGGAGTTTGTATTTTACCTTCAAGTTTGTGTAGTGATTTATTGGAGAAAAAAGAAATTAGAGAATTGTGGCAAGGAATAAAAACCACCTATTACAACAAGTATTTTGCCATACAAACTCAAAGTAAAAATTTAAAACAAACAGAAGAAATAATAAAAATACTTTTAGAAAAGGAAAATCAATAA
- a CDS encoding aspartate kinase, with translation MRVLKFGGTSVGSPERIKNLAELVQADESRIIVLSAMAGTTNALVEITDLLYKEKNDKANEKISELETQYRKRIDELYTTEEYKSKGNELISSHFNYIRNFVYRSFTTLQEKAILAQGELISTAMFHYYLSEVGVNSVFLPALNFMRIDKDGEPDYFYIKENLERILSEESEHKLFITQGFICRNVYGEVDNLKRGGSDYTASLIGSVLQSEEVQIWTDIDGFHNNDPRYVENTSALKQLSFDEAAELAYFGAKIMHPSSIVPCKLNHVPVRLKNTLSPLDEGTLISDNSVGKGIKAIAAKDGITALKIKSGRMLLAYGFLRKVFEVFEIYKTPIDMITTSEVAVSLTIDDDSNLKEIESELIKYGNVEIDEDQSIICIVGDFISESAGSAKLVLEALEHIPLRMISYGGSLHNISVLVSKEDKVAALRALSNHLF, from the coding sequence ATGAGAGTTTTAAAATTTGGTGGTACTTCGGTTGGATCACCTGAAAGAATTAAAAATCTGGCAGAACTAGTACAAGCAGACGAATCAAGAATTATTGTTTTATCGGCAATGGCAGGCACAACCAATGCTTTGGTTGAAATTACTGACTTATTGTACAAAGAAAAAAATGATAAGGCTAATGAAAAAATTTCCGAACTAGAAACTCAGTACAGAAAACGTATTGATGAACTATATACTACCGAAGAATATAAATCGAAAGGTAATGAACTAATAAGTTCTCATTTTAATTACATCAGAAATTTTGTTTACAGAAGCTTTACCACACTTCAGGAAAAGGCAATTTTAGCACAAGGAGAGTTGATATCGACAGCTATGTTTCACTACTATTTATCTGAGGTTGGTGTTAACTCAGTATTTTTGCCTGCCTTAAATTTCATGAGAATTGACAAAGATGGAGAACCAGATTATTTCTATATAAAAGAGAATTTAGAGCGAATTTTATCTGAAGAATCGGAACATAAATTATTTATTACTCAAGGTTTTATTTGCCGTAATGTTTACGGAGAAGTAGATAACCTAAAAAGAGGTGGTAGTGATTATACTGCATCTTTAATTGGTTCGGTACTGCAATCGGAAGAAGTTCAGATATGGACTGATATTGATGGTTTCCACAATAACGATCCGAGATATGTTGAAAATACAAGTGCATTAAAGCAATTATCATTCGACGAAGCTGCTGAGCTAGCCTACTTTGGTGCTAAAATTATGCACCCATCGAGTATTGTTCCCTGCAAATTAAATCACGTTCCGGTACGTTTAAAAAATACATTAAGTCCTTTAGACGAAGGAACTTTAATATCCGATAACTCGGTAGGAAAAGGCATAAAAGCCATAGCTGCCAAAGATGGAATTACTGCGCTTAAAATTAAATCGGGACGTATGTTACTGGCTTATGGTTTCTTGCGTAAAGTATTCGAGGTTTTCGAAATTTACAAGACACCTATCGATATGATTACAACATCAGAAGTTGCTGTATCGCTTACCATTGACGACGATTCAAACCTAAAAGAAATCGAATCGGAATTGATAAAGTATGGTAATGTTGAAATTGATGAAGATCAATCGATCATTTGTATTGTAGGCGATTTTATTTCTGAGTCGGCCGGAAGTGCAAAATTGGTATTAGAAGCTCTTGAGCACATTCCATTACGTATGATTTCCTACGGAGGAAGTTTACACAACATTTCTGTTTTAGTAAGCAAAGAAGATAAAGTAGCTGCACTTCGGGCATTAAGTAATCATTTGTTTTAG
- a CDS encoding arsenate reductase ArsC, which yields MKVLVLCTGNSCRSQMGEAILREINPELEVVSAGTKIADQVHPLAVKAMAEIGVDISSQRPKMVDEFLEDGVDFLISVCGGAKEACPAFVGPVGTRLHIGFDDPAYAEGTEEEVFEVFRRVREEIRRDFSKFNEEYILNK from the coding sequence ATGAAAGTATTAGTATTGTGTACAGGAAATTCCTGTAGAAGTCAGATGGGTGAAGCAATTTTAAGAGAGATTAATCCAGAATTGGAAGTTGTTTCTGCAGGAACAAAAATTGCTGATCAGGTTCATCCTTTAGCAGTTAAGGCCATGGCCGAAATAGGTGTAGATATTAGTTCTCAGCGTCCGAAAATGGTAGACGAATTTTTAGAAGATGGAGTAGATTTCCTAATCTCTGTATGTGGTGGAGCCAAAGAGGCTTGTCCTGCTTTTGTAGGACCTGTAGGCACTCGTCTTCACATAGGTTTCGACGATCCTGCTTACGCCGAAGGAACTGAAGAGGAAGTATTTGAAGTGTTCAGAAGAGTTAGAGAAGAGATTCGTAGAGATTTCTCAAAATTTAATGAAGAGTATATCTTAAATAAATAA
- a CDS encoding metalloregulator ArsR/SmtB family transcription factor, protein MKKLELFEDKQQEIASLAKALSHPARIAILQFLSSTPTCISGDISDYLPLSRTTVSQHLKELKTIGLIKGDVEGLKIKYCLSTEGIDKLKKVFGALFEELIPCDSNNC, encoded by the coding sequence ATGAAAAAATTGGAATTGTTTGAAGATAAACAGCAGGAAATTGCCTCTTTGGCGAAAGCCTTATCGCATCCGGCCCGAATTGCTATTTTACAGTTTTTATCATCAACTCCAACTTGTATTTCGGGTGATATTTCCGATTACCTTCCCTTAAGCAGGACAACAGTTTCGCAGCATTTAAAGGAATTAAAAACAATTGGTTTGATTAAAGGTGATGTGGAAGGTTTAAAAATAAAATACTGTTTAAGTACCGAAGGAATAGACAAATTAAAAAAAGTGTTTGGTGCTTTATTCGAAGAATTAATTCCTTGTGATAGTAATAATTGTTAA
- the lysA gene encoding diaminopimelate decarboxylase → MFNSTRIDKFNKLETPFYFYDMNILEQTLNKIQSESSKYGYHIHYAVKANANPKIMQKIQSYGFGADCVSGNEISRSIECGFPANKIVYAGVGKSDKEIKTALATDIFCFNCESIPEMELINELAEQEGKIAKIAIRINPNVNANTHHYITTGIEENKFGINRWEFDSVIENLKSFKNIKLIGLHFHIGSQITDLSVFKGLCLRINEIQEWFNERQIFVDLINVGGGFGVDYENPDENPIPDFVTFFSIFDEFLNLKANQELHFELGRSVVAQCGSVISRVLYVKNGINTKFAILDAGMTELLRPALYQAYHKIENISAKGETDKYDVVGPICESSDCFGKSVKLPKTKRNDLIALRTSGAYGEAMASKYNLRNIANAVFSNELDQA, encoded by the coding sequence ATGTTTAATAGTACGCGAATAGATAAATTCAACAAATTAGAAACTCCATTCTATTTCTACGATATGAATATATTGGAGCAAACTCTTAATAAAATTCAATCCGAATCTTCAAAATACGGATATCATATTCATTATGCTGTAAAGGCAAATGCAAATCCGAAAATCATGCAAAAAATACAATCGTATGGTTTTGGAGCCGATTGTGTAAGTGGCAATGAAATTTCCAGATCGATTGAGTGCGGATTTCCTGCAAATAAAATTGTATATGCCGGAGTAGGTAAATCGGATAAGGAAATAAAAACCGCTTTGGCAACAGATATTTTTTGTTTTAACTGCGAATCGATTCCTGAAATGGAATTAATTAACGAACTGGCCGAACAGGAAGGTAAAATTGCAAAAATTGCAATACGCATTAACCCAAACGTAAATGCCAACACCCACCATTATATTACAACGGGTATTGAGGAAAATAAGTTTGGTATAAACCGCTGGGAATTCGATAGTGTAATTGAAAATCTAAAATCTTTTAAGAACATTAAATTAATTGGTCTGCATTTTCATATTGGTTCTCAGATTACCGATTTAAGTGTTTTTAAAGGTCTTTGCCTAAGAATAAACGAAATTCAGGAATGGTTTAACGAAAGACAAATTTTTGTTGATCTTATTAATGTTGGTGGCGGTTTTGGTGTCGATTACGAAAATCCGGATGAAAATCCTATTCCCGATTTTGTTACTTTCTTTTCAATATTTGATGAATTTTTAAATCTAAAAGCAAATCAGGAACTACATTTTGAACTTGGACGTTCAGTTGTTGCTCAATGCGGAAGCGTAATTTCCAGAGTTTTGTATGTTAAGAATGGAATAAACACAAAGTTCGCCATTTTAGATGCGGGTATGACTGAGTTATTGCGTCCGGCATTATATCAGGCTTATCACAAAATAGAAAATATTAGCGCCAAGGGCGAAACAGATAAATACGATGTTGTTGGCCCTATTTGTGAATCGTCGGATTGTTTTGGCAAATCGGTAAAATTACCAAAAACTAAAAGAAACGATTTAATTGCTTTAAGAACAAGCGGTGCATACGGAGAAGCAATGGCTTCGAAATACAACTTAAGGAATATTGCCAATGCAGTATTCTCTAACGAATTAGATCAAGCGTAA
- a CDS encoding iron-containing alcohol dehydrogenase, translating to MENFDFYNPVKVIFGKGKIAELGKHISKDAKILMTYGGGSIKKNGVYDQVVSALKGYDVTEFSGIEANPHFETLMKAVEIVKSEKIDFLLAVGGGSVVDGTKFIAAAAKFTGEDPWDILVKQAPVTDAVDLGAVLTLAATGSEMNSGGVVTKAATKEKRAFNNPLLYPKFSVLDPETTYSLPMRQITNGIVDAYVHVIEQYLTYPVNSPVQDRFAEGLLLTLIEEGPKAINSETPDYENRANLMWAATMALNGLISMGVKSDWATHMIGHELTAFHGIDHAVTLAIVLPGLLNHLKEHRGEKLLQYAERVWNITEGSDDEKKTLAIQKTEEFFQSVGIATRLGDHNVGMDSIETISKRFLKRGYVGMLPDVAVTDVAGILEARL from the coding sequence ATGGAAAATTTTGATTTTTATAATCCTGTAAAAGTAATATTCGGGAAAGGAAAAATTGCTGAATTAGGAAAACACATTTCTAAAGATGCTAAAATATTAATGACTTACGGTGGTGGTAGCATCAAGAAAAATGGTGTGTACGATCAGGTTGTAAGTGCATTGAAAGGTTATGATGTGACCGAGTTTTCGGGCATTGAAGCTAATCCGCATTTCGAAACCTTAATGAAAGCAGTAGAAATTGTAAAATCAGAGAAAATTGATTTTTTGTTGGCAGTAGGTGGTGGATCAGTAGTTGATGGAACCAAATTTATTGCTGCTGCAGCTAAGTTTACTGGCGAAGATCCTTGGGATATTTTGGTAAAACAAGCTCCTGTTACCGATGCAGTAGATTTAGGTGCTGTGTTGACCTTGGCAGCAACAGGATCTGAGATGAACAGTGGTGGTGTTGTTACTAAAGCAGCAACTAAAGAAAAGAGAGCTTTCAATAATCCATTGTTGTATCCTAAATTCTCTGTTTTAGATCCCGAAACAACTTACTCATTGCCAATGCGACAAATTACCAATGGTATTGTTGATGCTTATGTTCATGTAATTGAGCAGTATTTAACTTATCCGGTAAATTCTCCTGTTCAGGATCGTTTTGCTGAAGGTTTGTTGTTGACTTTAATTGAAGAAGGACCAAAAGCAATTAATTCGGAAACTCCTGATTACGAAAACAGAGCCAATTTAATGTGGGCAGCTACTATGGCATTAAACGGATTAATTAGTATGGGAGTAAAAAGCGACTGGGCTACTCACATGATTGGTCATGAGCTAACAGCTTTCCATGGAATCGACCATGCGGTTACTTTAGCCATAGTATTGCCTGGTTTGTTAAATCATTTGAAAGAACATAGAGGAGAGAAGCTTTTACAATATGCCGAGAGAGTTTGGAACATCACCGAAGGATCTGATGATGAGAAAAAAACTTTGGCGATTCAAAAAACAGAAGAATTTTTCCAGTCAGTGGGAATTGCAACTCGTTTAGGCGATCACAATGTTGGTATGGATTCTATTGAAACGATTTCAAAAAGATTTTTGAAGCGTGGATATGTTGGAATGTTACCCGATGTTGCAGTAACAGATGTTGCTGGAATTTTAGAAGCTCGTTTGTAG
- a CDS encoding type 1 glutamine amidotransferase domain-containing protein: MSKVLFAVTSHFKDKNGWESGCYVLEVAVPYFYLLKNGIEMDFVSPKGGAVPVKKLDLDDAKVKCFLADKKGGEKFRNSYSPKEINADDYDAIYFPGGFGVMFDLPDNKEIAELTRKIYEKGGVVCSVCHGGGGLLNVKLSNGSFLVEGKNVTAFSNNEEEALGTDSKLPFLLETSLKEKGANYSSAANWQEYVVVDGRLITGQNPASDLLMAKELVKALNKL; this comes from the coding sequence ATGAGTAAAGTTTTATTTGCCGTAACGAGTCACTTTAAGGATAAAAATGGATGGGAATCTGGTTGCTATGTATTAGAAGTAGCTGTTCCTTATTTCTATTTGCTTAAAAATGGAATCGAAATGGACTTTGTATCACCGAAAGGAGGAGCAGTTCCTGTTAAAAAATTAGATTTAGATGATGCAAAAGTAAAGTGTTTTCTTGCAGATAAAAAAGGAGGCGAAAAATTTAGAAATAGCTATTCTCCAAAAGAAATTAATGCAGATGATTACGATGCAATTTATTTTCCTGGCGGTTTTGGTGTAATGTTCGATTTACCTGATAATAAAGAAATAGCTGAACTAACAAGAAAAATATACGAAAAAGGAGGTGTTGTGTGCTCGGTGTGTCATGGTGGTGGAGGATTACTAAATGTGAAACTTTCTAATGGATCTTTTTTAGTTGAAGGTAAAAATGTAACAGCTTTTAGTAATAATGAAGAAGAAGCATTGGGCACAGATTCTAAATTGCCTTTTCTTTTAGAAACAAGCTTAAAAGAGAAAGGTGCAAATTATTCATCTGCAGCAAATTGGCAGGAGTATGTTGTTGTTGATGGTAGATTAATAACAGGGCAAAATCCGGCATCGGATCTTTTAATGGCCAAAGAACTTGTAAAGGCTTTAAATAAATTATAA
- a CDS encoding phenylpyruvate tautomerase MIF-related protein has protein sequence MPYLKVQTNKSFSSRKQQNFLKECSALISFELGKPEKYVMTVFEPKIEMTLGGNNDSAIFLQLKSIGLPDTKTKDLSKKFANLVEEKLKIPKDRVQIEFMDVPRGFWGWNGILF, from the coding sequence ATGCCTTATTTAAAAGTTCAAACTAACAAAAGCTTTTCAAGCAGAAAGCAGCAAAATTTTTTAAAAGAATGTTCTGCTCTTATTTCATTCGAACTGGGAAAGCCTGAAAAATACGTAATGACAGTTTTTGAACCAAAAATTGAAATGACATTGGGAGGAAACAACGATTCTGCCATTTTTCTTCAGTTAAAAAGTATTGGTTTACCCGATACAAAAACCAAAGACTTATCAAAAAAGTTTGCCAATTTAGTTGAAGAAAAACTAAAGATTCCTAAAGACAGAGTACAAATTGAATTTATGGATGTGCCAAGAGGTTTTTGGGGTTGGAATGGTATTCTTTTTTGA
- a CDS encoding patatin-like phospholipase family protein produces the protein MKYTFLLALIVFYAFTTLAHNIQDSTVNNKRPKIGLVLSGGGAKGFAHVGVLKVIDELGIPIDYISGTSMGSIIGGFYAIGYSAVDIENMILSQEWDKLLADEISRKYVPFHEKVNYERSVLSFPIKPKGIQLPSGIVNGQNIINLFERLSIDYHDVSNFKKLPIPFVCVATDIETGDAIVLDKGYLPEAMRASMAIPTVFSPIEIDGKLLVDGGMVNNFPVKEVIDMGADIVIGVDVQSGPKPKEELHSFLDIINQTVSLMALKEFKKNVDYVDVYIRPDISDYSVGSFEEADSLIRKGEQIGREFIPQLKRLKNKFKLEKNIIKKYEPPVDSTTYFIKNIEFEGLNQVSNSLLAGKLNIDTPGVVSLHDLQKGINRSFGSRYFDNVDFKLLGNKAKSLQVRVKERTTKRFNVGLRYDSDNKAGVLLNTTFRNKLKSGSHLSFDLKLAENPRFVTTYAIDNGLKPGLTLQAEYNDWEVNAFESGKKIGSYDLDYFKLDMNFHSIFRESYSIGFGAKAEYYKLESNFSLPDLDITNKDDYFFSYYAFLRLDSHEKAYYPKEGISLYGEYKLVTNNGASLEGMERPASIAYLKFQKAISVSSNFTIYPKLYGRVVWGKNIPDFFNTYTGGIDQTDYFDIQIPFVGLDRMEMSSTNSFVFRTDFQYELFRNNYLIFKANIGRLSEDINRSFESGEWVRGIALTYSYNSLIGPMEFSLMYSNKKEKILNYVSLGYWF, from the coding sequence ATGAAATACACCTTTCTACTTGCTCTTATTGTTTTTTATGCTTTTACAACTTTAGCTCATAATATTCAGGATTCTACGGTAAATAACAAAAGGCCAAAAATTGGTTTGGTATTGAGTGGTGGTGGCGCAAAAGGATTTGCACACGTTGGTGTTCTTAAGGTTATTGATGAGTTGGGAATTCCTATTGATTATATTTCCGGAACAAGTATGGGAAGTATAATTGGTGGATTTTATGCAATTGGATATTCGGCAGTTGATATTGAAAATATGATTCTCAGTCAGGAGTGGGATAAATTATTAGCCGACGAAATTTCTCGAAAGTATGTTCCTTTTCATGAGAAAGTTAATTATGAAAGAAGTGTACTGTCTTTTCCAATAAAACCCAAAGGAATTCAACTGCCAAGTGGTATTGTAAACGGACAAAATATTATAAATCTATTCGAGAGATTATCAATAGATTATCACGATGTAAGCAACTTTAAAAAATTACCAATACCTTTTGTTTGTGTTGCCACAGATATAGAAACAGGAGATGCAATTGTATTAGATAAGGGATATTTGCCCGAAGCCATGAGGGCAAGTATGGCTATTCCTACAGTATTTTCACCTATCGAAATTGATGGCAAACTATTGGTTGATGGAGGAATGGTAAATAATTTCCCGGTAAAGGAAGTTATTGATATGGGAGCCGATATTGTAATTGGGGTAGATGTGCAATCGGGACCTAAACCAAAAGAAGAATTACATTCGTTTCTAGATATAATTAACCAGACTGTTTCTTTAATGGCACTTAAAGAATTTAAAAAAAATGTTGATTATGTTGATGTTTATATTAGACCCGATATTTCAGATTACTCGGTAGGAAGTTTTGAAGAAGCAGATTCTTTAATTCGCAAAGGAGAACAAATTGGTAGAGAATTTATTCCTCAATTAAAAAGGCTAAAAAATAAGTTTAAACTCGAAAAAAATATAATAAAGAAATATGAACCACCTGTCGACTCAACAACATATTTCATTAAGAATATCGAGTTCGAAGGATTAAATCAGGTAAGTAATTCATTACTCGCAGGTAAATTAAATATTGATACTCCAGGTGTTGTTTCTTTACATGATTTGCAAAAAGGTATTAACCGTAGCTTTGGGAGTAGATATTTCGATAATGTTGATTTTAAGTTGCTTGGAAATAAGGCCAAATCACTTCAGGTAAGAGTAAAAGAAAGAACTACCAAAAGATTTAATGTAGGTTTACGATACGATTCAGATAATAAAGCAGGTGTACTTTTAAACACAACTTTTCGTAATAAATTAAAAAGCGGATCGCATTTATCTTTTGATTTAAAATTGGCCGAAAATCCGAGATTTGTAACAACCTATGCAATAGATAATGGACTAAAACCAGGCCTTACTTTACAGGCAGAGTATAACGACTGGGAAGTTAACGCTTTTGAGAGTGGCAAAAAAATTGGGAGTTACGATCTCGATTATTTTAAATTAGATATGAATTTTCATTCGATTTTCAGAGAATCTTATTCCATAGGTTTTGGTGCAAAAGCAGAATATTACAAATTAGAATCGAATTTTAGCTTACCAGATCTGGATATCACCAATAAGGATGATTATTTTTTCTCATATTATGCATTTTTAAGACTCGATTCTCATGAGAAAGCATACTATCCTAAGGAAGGCATAAGTTTATATGGAGAATATAAATTGGTAACTAATAATGGTGCAAGTCTCGAAGGAATGGAACGACCAGCTTCTATAGCTTATTTAAAGTTTCAGAAAGCCATAAGTGTAAGTTCAAATTTTACAATTTATCCAAAATTATACGGTAGAGTAGTTTGGGGTAAAAATATTCCCGATTTTTTTAATACCTATACCGGAGGAATAGATCAGACCGATTATTTCGATATTCAAATTCCATTTGTTGGACTGGACAGAATGGAGATGAGCTCGACTAATTCATTTGTTTTTAGAACCGATTTTCAATATGAGTTGTTCCGAAATAATTATTTGATTTTTAAAGCGAATATTGGAAGGTTAAGCGAAGATATTAATAGATCGTTCGAGAGTGGTGAATGGGTTAGGGGAATTGCTTTAACATACTCTTACAATAGTTTAATAGGGCCAATGGAATTTTCTTTAATGTATTCCAATAAAAAAGAAAAAATTTTAAATTATGTAAGTCTAGGTTACTGGTTCTAA
- a CDS encoding ArsC/Spx/MgsR family protein gives MKKIYYLSTCSTCTRIIKELNLNSDFIYQDIKTEKISEKQLEEMAEMAGSYQNLFSRRAMKYKELGLKDKKLNEEEFKNYILSEYTFLKRPVLIIDNNIFIGNSKKNVEKAKSILETIKK, from the coding sequence ATGAAAAAAATATACTATTTATCGACTTGCTCGACCTGTACAAGAATTATTAAAGAATTGAATTTAAATTCTGATTTTATATATCAAGACATTAAAACTGAAAAAATAAGTGAAAAACAACTGGAAGAAATGGCGGAAATGGCTGGGAGTTACCAAAACTTATTTAGCCGACGTGCAATGAAATATAAAGAATTAGGCTTAAAAGATAAGAAACTAAACGAAGAAGAGTTTAAAAATTATATTCTATCGGAATATACTTTTTTAAAGCGACCTGTATTAATAATTGATAATAATATTTTTATAGGCAACTCGAAAAAAAATGTAGAAAAAGCAAAATCGATACTCGAAACAATTAAGAAGTAG